GAGCTGAAGGCTCGTCTCCCAGACCCAGCAGCAATCGGCCGGAGCACCGCGGCCGGCTGGCTGCTCTCGGCTGCAGCGTCGCCTGCTGGAACCTGCAGGCGGCTTCATCCGCTTGGAGGACTGCAGTTTGCTGGGCACACACGGGGTGAGCCTTGCTGCTGGCACGCGGGTGAGGGGGGCACACAACCCCCTCCACGGAGCGAGCTGCTTCTGCATGTCAGCAACTTGTTTGCCCTCTCCTACCGTCCCACGCACCTACTTCCTCTCCAGCCCGTCCCCCCTTCAGGAGCTCAcagcctgtctcccctccccatcacacccagacACCAGCACCCATCTGGGTGTCCCTCACCTGAGTCTCAGGCCTGCTGCTTCTATAATGGCTGAGTTAAGGAGCCCTCTCCTCACCCAGCtgcatctcccccagccccacctcctgcaccctTCCCTGTGGCCTCCCCTCACCCATCGCATTCTCCCAGAGCTGCCCTCTGGCTCGCACCATTGGCTTCCCCCTCCATCCCGTTcaagctgctcctcctccccctctggcaCTTCCTGACCCCCCAATTGCTCTCCTGTCCCCTCTGTTCTGCAAGCCTTCACCCCCACACGTCCTGGCCCCCCCTGCCCAgatcagccccctgccctgacccacaAGGCCGCTCCCTCCAAGATGGTGGCTGAGATGGCTACAAGAAACTGGCCCAGCCAGCGCGGAgtgttgtatttttatttaatagaaacaGTGCGAAGTGGGAGGAGAGCTGGCAGCAAGAGGCCTGTGGTTGCTGGTCTCCCTACCCCAAGCAGGTGCTGCCCTCCTGGGCATATAATGGGCAGGGCATTGCTGGCAGCTGTTGAAGGGACCCTGCCCCCTTCAGTCATAggctgggctggcagcagggggtGGCTTTGGTCACCCCACTTCACTAGGGGAGAGAGTGACCCTGCCAGAGCGGTGGAAGacggatggggtggggggcaaacatGGACCTTTCCCAGCCCCGTTACCGCCGCCTTGGGCCCGTGTCCAGAGGGCAAGTCCTCCGGGAGCCTCCCCCACCAGTGTAATGTGTCTGGGGTGGGGAATGTAACAgacaagcagagggctggggctatATCCAGCCCTAGGCCTCCGGGGCAGCCGAGCCGTGGCCCGGCCGGGCGGCAAGCAGACACAGGAAGAacagagggggcagaggagggcagCTCGGCTGTGTCGGCCATGGAGGGAGGCTGGCATGGCCTTGGCAGCCGTAGGCCCAGTATCGCTGCCTCTCGCGGGCCGGCGCTGTTGTCCCCATGCTCAGTCCATGCTCTCGGTGCTGGAGAAAGCCAAAGTGCGGTTAGTGCCAGGCGGGCAGGTGCCTGCCGTTCCCCACAGCTGGGGCCCAGCTGGCCCAGGGGCCCTGCAGAGtgatggtgcccccccccccctcgtgccCCATGCAGGGATTGCCTccctctgggctccagcagctcttggggtgcaggctgattCCCTGCACTCAGAGTGAGCCCCTTGCTTTGCCCACCAGTAACATGCAGCTGTCACTGGGGTGGAACCCAGCAGCTCTCCACCCGCTCACAGcgaagagaaggggtggggctgtggcagCACCGGTGCTGAGCATGGGGCAGCTCCCACCCTACCTCTTGGGAAGTGCTGTACAGCTGAgactggggcgggggctgggtcTTGGTGGCTCCAaccacttaagaacataagaatggtcagactgggtccatctagcccggtatcctgtcttctgacagtggccaatgtaggtgccccagagggaatgaacagaacagggaatcatcaagtgatccattcccagcttctggcaaacagactagGGACAtaatccctgtccatcctggctaatagccattgatggatctattctccatgaacttctctagttcttttttgaaccctgttatagtcttggccttcacaacatcctctggcaaggagttccacaggttcactgtgttgtgtgaagaaatacttccttttgtttgttttaaacctgctgcctttatttcatttggtgacccctagttcttgtgttatgagaaggagtaaatcacACTTCCTGATTTACTGTCTCCATgcctgtcctgattttatagacctcaatcatatcctcccttagtcgtctcttttccaacctgaaaagtcccagtcttattaatctctcctcctacagaagctgttccatgtccctcatcattttgttgcccttttctgaactttttccaattccaatatattttttttgagatggggtgaccacatctgcatacagtattcaaggtgtgggcgtaccatggatttatatagaggcaatatattttctgtctccttatctatccctttcttaatgattcccaatattctgttcatgtttttgagtagggttaccatatttgaacattcaaaaaagaggacactccacggggggggggggggtaaccttCGCTGTTGCAGCTGCCCTCCCAGACgcttttagatatttaaatagggttaccatacgtccctATTTTCCcatgaggaatttttaaaaattcctcccggatggcgatttaagaaccaaaaagccggacatgtccgggaaaatacggacgtatggtaaccctattatgactgctgctgcacatggagtggatgttttcagagaactatccccaatgactccaagatctctttcttgagtggtaacagctaatttagagccccTCAGTTtatttgtatagttgggattatgttttccaatgtgcgttattttgcatttatcaacattgaatttcatctgccattttgctgcccagtcccccagttttgtgagatccctttgtcgcTCTTCAccgtctgcctgggacttaactatcttgagtagttttgtgtcatctgcaaactttgtcacctcgctgtttacccctttttccagatcatttagacTGGGCCCAGTAGAGACCCCTACTCCACTATTAGAGGACACCACTAttgacctctctccattctgaaacctgaccttttattcctaccctttgtttcctaccttttaatcAGTTCCCGCAAAGTGAGgggaccttccctcttctcccaggactgcttactttgctaaagagcctttggtgagtgaCCTTGTCAGAGGCTTTGCAATGTGGTCAgcccatgcccccctccccataaCCATTAAGGGCTCTCACCGGTCCATGGTGGGGGTGCTCTCTGGGGTCTGGACATCCTGCCTTGTCTCCTGCTGCGGCTCGGAGATCTGTGCTGGCCGTTCGGGGTCCCAGCGGACAAGCACCTTTTCGAGCCCGGCCGGGTTCCTCACCATGCACAGGAACGAGGTGCTCCAGTCCCTCCAGGAGAAGGAGCGGAAGTGCAGCTCCCGGGTCAGGAGGACCTTGGTGCCCCTGGGCTCCCTTCtgtgagggaagaggcaggggccgATGAGCTGGCTGCAGTGCTTGACTGGGTGGCAGCGAGGGCCCCGGAGAGCTGTCATGGGCCTAAACAGCCGCTAGGtgtcaccctccccccaccccagaaacaGCTGCAGGGGCATGGTTGCAGGGGAGCGAGGGGGTGAAGCCAGGGGCACGGCCCTGCACCAGGGCTCTGATTCGCAGCTGctgagcagccccctcctcgctgtGAACCACAGGAGCTCAGCGCCGCTGGGCACCTTCAcgggcagcccctgagcccgGACGCTGCCGAActgattctcctttagctccagCGGCTGGGACCCAAGTCCTTGGCCCGAGCTTCTCCCTCCCCAAACTACCACTGCTCAGAGCCTgtccctgccagagccctggatCCAAAGGGGTGAGCTCCTGGGGGAAGGGTCCGGATCCAGGGCCAGGCCCCTGAGCCAGCCCCGCTGCGGGCTCTCCAcgctgggagctgggggtatTTACTCACACGACGTCCCCTTTGCTCACTGCCCCGTCCGGGTACCGGTCCTCCACGAAGGAGCCGTTTGCCAGCCAGTAGATGAGGGTCATCCTCGGGAAGGGGCTCTGAGCCTGGCAGCTGACACTGAAGCGTTTCCCTGGACAAGGAGGCAAACCGCCAGGAAGCTGTGATGTCAGGGGCCAAGGCAAGGGCATGTCCCTGTCAGGGCCTGGCTCTGGGGTCCCCTGGCAGCAGTGGGACAACGGCCCCGCCCACCAGGGGAACATCGCCATGGGAACTGTATCCCCGCCAGCGCGTACATTGCCATGGGAACTGCATCCCCGCTGTGGGGAACATCACCAGGACAACTGCATCCCCATGGGGTGGGCCCCGCTCCTGGAGGGAACGACAGCCCTGCTCGGAGATCCCAGAGCCCCCCCAGGGGCTGGACACACAGTGCCTGGACACCCTCATGCTGCTCAAACCAGGGTCTCTCCTTTAGTCTGGCAGGGCCTGCATTCGGCTGGGCCCCGTGGAATTGCTACAGGTGCAGAGTGTCTGGTGTGCGAGTGGGAGTCAGGGCTGCTGGCCTCCCGCCGTGTACGCTGGGCTCGGCCCAGGCCCtacccgcccccagcccctcactggcACTGCACTGGGACTAGTGAGCACGGCTGGGAGCCGGTGTCCGGCGTCGCCCTGCCTCCAGCTCACTGCGGCTTGAATAAAGCTAGGGGACGGCAGGGCCACGTGTGCTACCCCGACCTGCTgtgattgatttcccccccacacagtgCCCGCAGTGCGTAGCTGGACAGAGAACATCAATTACCTAGGGTGGGACTTTTCACGGGCTTCAGGGGGGTGATGATCTCTGGGCGCAGGCTGGAAGCCGCATCTGAAAGCAGAAGGGTTTGGTGaaaggcagtggcgggggggctccctggggcaCAGACTGGCACCTGGGCAGTGCACAAAACATGAAGGAGGGCAGAGCACTtgctacacatggggaaactgaggcatggagctgcCAGGTGACCAGCCGTGTGGTGATAGACTAAATCTGGCAGCAGTAGAGCCCCCaagtccaggctcccagccagGCCTCAGGCCAGTGGCTGCCGTACATGTTGCAGGGATCCCAGCCCTCCTCACAGCAAGAAACAGAGCTCAGAAATGATGAACGTTGCCAGGGGACAGCAACATGGACACaacttggtgggggaggggcagagggggagctgaACCCTTCCTTTTAAAGCCAATGAACTGGTCCCTCAAGCCCCCACTCGTTAGAGTGTTGGCACAGCAGTTACTTtttaaacctgtggaactcactgctgcaggagatTATTGATGGGAATTCATagagttttaaggccagaaggcaccagtTCTGCTCATCTAgcctgcccctctccaccccgGCTGACAGGCCAGAGAGCTCACCCCCCCGCACGAGCCAGTAATGTGTGGCTCACGGAGGGAGAGTCTTGCTTAGCCTCCAGGTGCTGGAAAAGTCAAACAGGTTAGACAGCTCCAGTAAAAGCACCACACTtcgaggggggggggtgagtgagaGCAGCATCTGCAGGGGCCTGGGGACCATGGCAGAGTTGCAGCACATGGAGAGCTCACACCGTCCGTCTGTCCCCACCCCACTACACCGGAATGGGGACAGAGCTGTTTATCCCACATGTTCACGAGCACAAGGACCCTACACTGCCCGGCCGCCCTCACCTTACCTGAGCTCTGGAAGTGGCTGCAGCCGCAGAGGAGGACTAGAGGGAGCCAGGGAACAGCTCCCATCACACCTGGGAGCACAAGAGAAGGCAACATTAgcatggctggggtggggaatgggagccGCCCGCCCTGCCCACGGGGCGCTCCGAGCCACAGCGCCCCACCTAGAGGCAGGGGGGAATTAGCCCGTTTCTATGGGAGGGCAGCCTGGGTTCTCATGCTGCCTCTGCTACTGCCTGGCTGTGTGATCCTTtccctcactgtgcctcagtttccccatctgtacaatggggtaaTGATACAACAGGGGGCTCCATGCTCTGTGGCTGGGGCTCAGCTTGCTAACAGATACCCATAAATACCCTAGGCCCCCAGCCTTGCATTCACCCTGCTGCTCCTTTCCTCtgcctcacccccgccccccaggctccgtcccagCACTGTGCCCCCTATTGGCTGCCCCAGCCTCTTACCCTCCAGACACAGGTGAGAGACACAGGACAGAGGCTCAAAGGCCCGAAATCGACGGCAGCTTGGTGCCTGAACCCCTTGGAGGCTCTGGACCATGTAACCAAAGCAGCCACCTGCCTCCCCGCCCTGACCCGACCCCCCACCTTCACGGCTGTTGGTCCTCACGCTCGGGCTGCGGGCAGGAAATGGAGGAGATCCCCTCAAAGGCCTCACGGCTGAGCCTGTCCCCCCAAACCAAACTGCAGGAGCAAGGGGGACGGGAACActtcccccaaccccaacacTCTTGCCCTTCAGAGGAGTTTGGCACCGTAAGatttccctgctgcccccagctcccccattgGAGCACAGTCACTGACCACCTATAATCCCCCATTTcacacagagggaaactgaggcacggcaggATGGGAAAGGCAGCATGGCTAGAGCACTGGGCTGGCAGTCAGGGGCCTATTCCCGCCTCTGCCCACTCACTGc
The Emys orbicularis isolate rEmyOrb1 chromosome 1, rEmyOrb1.hap1, whole genome shotgun sequence DNA segment above includes these coding regions:
- the IL18BP gene encoding interleukin-18-binding protein; the encoded protein is MDPATAHRRLGVMGAVPWLPLVLLCGCSHFQSSDAASSLRPEIITPLKPVKSPTLGKRFSVSCQAQSPFPRMTLIYWLANGSFVEDRYPDGAVSKGDVVREPRGTKVLLTRELHFRSFSWRDWSTSFLCMVRNPAGLEKVLVRWDPERPAQISEPQQETRQDVQTPESTPTMDR